Proteins encoded within one genomic window of Jiangella mangrovi:
- a CDS encoding carbohydrate ABC transporter permease: MASREVVETRVLGVARVVWLAFVLVACVLPLFYMLLLSVRPLQAVLSDPLGVPSFGELNLEAYRRVVASPDDGGYGLLSFFGNSLIVALGSVVLTVLLSVLGAYAATRLRFPGKNAVNVSFFAVYMFPGIVMAIPLFVLFSRLGLRGELPALIIIYLASTVPVSVYMLRNYFRSIPKGLEDAAMVDGCNRAQVITRIVLPLAMPSIAATSLYVFMIAWNEYLFALLFLLESRDNWTVSLGLAQLDDISVSATVLMAGSVLLTLPVVALFFAAERLLVEGLTAGAEKG; the protein is encoded by the coding sequence ATGGCGTCGCGTGAGGTGGTCGAGACCCGCGTCCTCGGGGTGGCGCGCGTGGTGTGGCTGGCGTTCGTGCTGGTCGCCTGCGTGCTGCCGCTGTTCTACATGCTGCTGCTGTCGGTCCGGCCGCTGCAGGCCGTGCTCTCGGACCCGCTCGGCGTGCCGTCGTTCGGCGAGCTGAACCTGGAGGCGTACCGGCGGGTGGTCGCGTCGCCGGACGACGGTGGCTACGGCCTGCTGTCGTTCTTCGGCAACTCGCTGATCGTGGCGCTGGGCTCCGTGGTGCTGACGGTGCTGCTGTCGGTGCTCGGGGCGTACGCCGCGACCCGGCTGCGCTTCCCCGGCAAGAACGCCGTCAACGTGTCGTTCTTCGCCGTCTACATGTTCCCCGGCATCGTCATGGCGATCCCGCTGTTCGTGCTGTTCTCGCGGCTCGGGCTGCGCGGCGAGCTGCCGGCGCTGATCATCATCTACCTGGCGTCGACGGTGCCGGTGTCGGTCTACATGCTGCGCAACTACTTCCGGTCCATCCCGAAGGGCCTGGAGGACGCGGCGATGGTCGACGGCTGCAACCGCGCGCAGGTGATCACCCGGATCGTGCTGCCGCTGGCGATGCCGTCGATCGCCGCGACCTCGCTCTACGTCTTCATGATCGCGTGGAACGAGTATCTGTTCGCCCTGCTCTTCCTGCTGGAGAGCCGGGACAACTGGACGGTCTCGCTCGGCCTGGCACAGCTGGACGACATCAGCGTGTCGGCGACCGTCCTCATGGCCGGGTCCGTGCTGCTGACGCTGCCGGTCGTCGCGCTGTTCTTCGCCGCCGAGCGACTGCTGGTCGAGGGCCTCACCGCCGGGGCCGAGAAAGGGTGA
- a CDS encoding carbohydrate ABC transporter permease: MASGPLARRGRVRRGRPGHPGRPGPSLRARESRAGLVLVSPTVLIVLLVVVLPFLWTIVMSFQRLRLIDLQNVFDITLTLRNFETVLGSADLWEMVRTTLIYSIGGTVLSVGAGLATALALRQRFPGRFLIRAFVLVPYVIPVVSAALVWRTLLNPQFGPVNVFGVEVLGWDQPIGFLSERFHRLELFGVGFDAPVALLTVIVFEAWKTFPLAFLFILARLQGMPRDLEEAARVDGATPLQRFRYVVAPQLSGVIALLVLLRFIWTFQNFNDVYLLTRGAAGTEVVAVQVYTYLVSRNDVGGAAALGLLMSVVLITAFAVYYRYGVLKQEAEV; the protein is encoded by the coding sequence ATGGCTTCCGGACCTCTCGCCCGGCGCGGGCGCGTCCGCCGCGGGCGCCCGGGGCACCCCGGGCGCCCCGGGCCCTCGCTGCGGGCCCGCGAGTCGCGGGCCGGGCTGGTCCTCGTCAGCCCGACGGTGCTGATCGTCCTGCTGGTGGTCGTGCTGCCGTTCCTGTGGACGATCGTCATGTCGTTCCAGCGGCTGCGGCTGATCGACCTGCAGAACGTCTTCGACATCACGCTGACGTTGCGGAACTTCGAGACGGTCCTGGGCAGCGCGGATTTGTGGGAGATGGTCCGCACGACGCTGATCTACAGCATCGGCGGCACCGTGCTCTCCGTCGGCGCCGGGCTGGCGACGGCGCTCGCGCTGCGGCAGCGGTTCCCCGGGCGCTTCCTCATCCGGGCGTTCGTGCTGGTGCCGTACGTCATCCCGGTCGTGTCGGCGGCACTGGTCTGGCGGACGCTGCTGAACCCGCAGTTCGGGCCGGTCAACGTGTTCGGCGTCGAGGTGCTCGGGTGGGACCAGCCCATCGGGTTCCTCAGCGAGCGGTTCCACCGGCTGGAGCTGTTCGGCGTCGGCTTCGACGCGCCGGTCGCGCTGCTCACCGTCATTGTGTTCGAGGCCTGGAAGACCTTCCCGCTGGCGTTCCTGTTCATCCTGGCCCGCCTGCAGGGCATGCCACGCGACCTGGAGGAGGCGGCGCGGGTCGACGGCGCCACGCCGCTGCAGCGGTTCCGCTACGTCGTCGCGCCGCAGCTCTCCGGCGTCATCGCGCTCCTGGTGCTGCTGCGCTTCATCTGGACGTTCCAGAACTTCAACGACGTGTACCTGCTGACCCGCGGCGCCGCCGGCACCGAGGTCGTGGCGGTGCAGGTCTACACGTACCTGGTCTCGCGCAACGACGTCGGCGGGGCGGCCGCGCTCGGCCTGCTGATGTCCGTCGTGCTGATCACCGCCTTCGCCGTCTACTACCGGTACGGCGTCCTCAAGCAGGAGGCGGAGGTCTGA